The genomic DNA AACCAGTCGGTCATCCCGACCGACACGCTGCACGTGAGCGAGGACGGCCGGACCATCACCGGCTACTGCTTCACGCCCCAGGACGGCAACAGCCTCCTGAGCTCGGTCGCCGCCACGGTGTGGGGACTCTATCCCGAGACGTACGACAAGATCGTGCAGTGCCTCAAGCCCTGGTTCTTCGAAGAGGTCTGAGCGGGCGGCACGCCGGACGCCGACCCCTGCGGCATGGACAAGAAGCGGGGCTCCCCTGGGGGAGCCCCGCTTGCGTTCACCTGCAGGACCGGCCGGGCCCGCCCCGACCGCCGGCGCGGGCTACTGTCCGGCCATGGCCGAAACCAGCGTCTCCAGCTCGGCGGCCTCGACCCGGGCCGGGAAGTCCGGGTCGGATTGGCTGATGCTCCACTGCAGCTGGTCCAACGCCTCGCGGGCCTGCTCGCCCTGGCCCAGCTCGAGGTGGCATTTCACCTTCAGCACGAGCACGTGGATCAGGCGCGGGTTCGTGGCGAGCAGCGGATCGACCTGGGCCAGGGCCGCGGCGACCTTGCCCACGGCGAAGAGATCCTGGGCGAGGCGGTAGCGGCCGTAGACCTTCTCGTGCTCGGGGAGGCCGGTGATGGTCTCGAGGGCCCGGTCCCAGTTCCAGGCACCGGCCTCGTGGTTGCCCACCGCATCGGCGGCCAGGGCCTCGAACTGGTACGCCGCCACCTCGGTGTGCTGGCGCACGCCTTCGCTGTCGCGGTACATCTCGCTCTGCCGCCAGTCGGCCAGGCACGAATCCATGACCGCCCGTCCCTCGGCCACGCGGCCCATGTAGGCGAGCCGCACGCCGCGCAGCTCGCAGCTGAACGAGTCGTCGGGATACTTGGCGACGTATTCGGCGGACACCCGGTCGAGATCCTTCTCCAGGCCCGCGGTCAGGTAGGTCATGACGATCTCGGCGTCGACGCGTTTCTCGATGTCGCTGCCGGCGACCTGGCTGCGCATGCCCTCGAGGTACTCCAGCCCCTTGTCGAGCTGTCCGCGCGCGATGTAGGTCTTTCCGAGGTTGATCACCGAGTGGTAGAAGTCGGGCTGCATGCTCACCGAGCGGATGAATTCCTCTTCGGCCTCCTCGTAGCGGCCCATGACCGCCAGCACCTCGCCCATGGAGTCGTGGGGGTTGGCCAGGTCGGGCGCCAGGAAGGCGTACTTCTTCATGTATTCGATGGCCGCCTCGTAGTTGCCGCGGTTGAGCTCCATGTAGCCGAGCATGTTGTAGGTGTTGGCGTAGTTGGGGTCGACTTCGAGGATCTTCAGCCAGGCCTTCTCGTAGGCG from bacterium includes the following:
- a CDS encoding tetratricopeptide repeat protein, with amino-acid sequence MKSFVFILLAAALLIGLGLVLTGGEDEHALSDNPEAVALCEDGTRDANAFRLRSAVSKLGRALDLDPTLAEASIARAMAFARLGEREHMQTEVARADSLTAAIADDHRRLVAQLRLSGFLDSRFRAMRDSVLANLEETDPENIHVLIALTAKAGKSDDPDAYEKAWLKILEVDPNYANTYNMLGYMELNRGNYEAAIEYMKKYAFLAPDLANPHDSMGEVLAVMGRYEEAEEEFIRSVSMQPDFYHSVINLGKTYIARGQLDKGLEYLEGMRSQVAGSDIEKRVDAEIVMTYLTAGLEKDLDRVSAEYVAKYPDDSFSCELRGVRLAYMGRVAEGRAVMDSCLADWRQSEMYRDSEGVRQHTEVAAYQFEALAADAVGNHEAGAWNWDRALETITGLPEHEKVYGRYRLAQDLFAVGKVAAALAQVDPLLATNPRLIHVLVLKVKCHLELGQGEQAREALDQLQWSISQSDPDFPARVEAAELETLVSAMAGQ